The following are encoded in a window of Arthrobacter sp. OAP107 genomic DNA:
- a CDS encoding glycogen debranching N-terminal domain-containing protein, whose protein sequence is MAGWNADTAAGPVGAGTVTLVEETSFCISLPNGDIHPEHPHGLFVQDTRFLSRWNLTVNSHPLESLAAETREPFRALFAGRVPRSDGYADSPLIVERLREVGAGIQEQLTVRNYSTNPVECAISLEVEADFADLFEVKEARIQRAWDATRYVDGDQLTISGVWQGMEKRVIIQAPGAEVKPDAVTYLVSVPPQGDWSTVVSATVEVKGSGRSATLVHPDGEGLSPSDRRRKEWVARIPVVRMGNRSIERTLRRSYDDLGALRIEDPNHPERVVVAAGAPWFMTLFGRDSLWASEMALPVDPSLALGTLQTLADRQGTVVDPLTEEEPGKILHEVRLSLNAGLALGGKSAYYGSVDATPLFVDVLGAVSRWGFGADIIANLLPHADRALEWTSHYGDKDGDGFVEYERLNDQGLINQGWKDSWDGINFADGMLAEPPIALCEVQAYVYAAYTARAWMAYDAGDTARGDELADRAAELKRRFNEQFWMPDRGYYAIALDGRKRQVDACASNMGHCLVYGLVDEDKAPLVAERLMSPEMFSGWGVRTLASNMGAYNPASYHNGSVWPHDNAIIAAGLLRYGFVAEAQRITTAILEAAECSGGRLPELFCGFSRDQFAEPVPYPTACSPQAWAATAPILLVTNLMRYDVHVSRRGLWMDPVLPEAYGDLHITNAPVGGGRITIDIDRSGPSIRGLPEWMEFRRGHRPWITELVEQADRRRRK, encoded by the coding sequence ATGGCTGGATGGAATGCTGACACGGCTGCCGGCCCAGTGGGGGCAGGGACAGTCACCCTGGTCGAGGAAACCTCATTCTGTATTTCCTTGCCCAACGGGGACATCCATCCCGAGCACCCACATGGCCTGTTTGTGCAGGACACCCGTTTCCTGTCCCGCTGGAACCTGACAGTCAACAGTCACCCGCTCGAGTCCCTGGCTGCCGAGACGCGCGAGCCATTCCGGGCCCTGTTTGCAGGTCGCGTTCCCCGTTCCGACGGATATGCCGACAGCCCGCTGATCGTAGAGCGCCTGCGGGAAGTCGGTGCGGGTATTCAAGAGCAACTTACCGTCCGCAATTACTCAACCAACCCCGTCGAATGCGCGATTTCCCTCGAGGTTGAAGCGGACTTCGCGGACCTTTTCGAAGTGAAGGAAGCCCGGATCCAGCGTGCGTGGGACGCAACCCGGTACGTCGATGGGGACCAGCTGACCATTTCCGGCGTCTGGCAAGGCATGGAGAAAAGGGTGATCATTCAGGCTCCAGGAGCAGAGGTGAAGCCGGACGCGGTCACTTACCTGGTATCCGTCCCGCCGCAAGGGGACTGGAGCACTGTCGTCAGTGCCACAGTTGAGGTTAAAGGCTCTGGCCGGAGCGCCACCCTTGTCCACCCTGACGGGGAGGGATTGTCCCCCAGTGACCGGCGCCGCAAGGAATGGGTTGCCAGGATTCCGGTCGTTCGCATGGGTAACCGATCCATTGAGCGGACGTTACGGCGGAGCTACGACGACTTGGGTGCCCTCCGGATCGAGGATCCGAATCATCCCGAACGCGTTGTGGTGGCGGCAGGTGCGCCGTGGTTCATGACGCTCTTCGGCCGGGATTCCCTGTGGGCCTCGGAAATGGCGTTACCAGTGGATCCCTCACTGGCTCTGGGGACGCTGCAGACGCTGGCGGACCGGCAAGGAACCGTCGTGGACCCGCTGACCGAGGAGGAACCCGGCAAGATCCTGCACGAAGTAAGGCTTAGCCTCAATGCCGGTTTGGCCCTTGGAGGCAAGTCGGCCTATTACGGAAGCGTCGACGCGACTCCGCTGTTTGTTGATGTGCTCGGAGCCGTCAGCCGGTGGGGATTCGGAGCAGATATCATCGCCAATCTGCTACCTCACGCGGACCGCGCCTTGGAATGGACAAGTCATTACGGGGACAAGGACGGCGACGGTTTCGTCGAGTATGAACGCCTCAACGACCAAGGCCTGATAAACCAGGGCTGGAAAGACTCCTGGGACGGCATCAATTTTGCCGATGGAATGCTTGCCGAGCCTCCAATCGCGCTCTGTGAGGTCCAGGCCTATGTCTATGCCGCGTATACCGCGCGTGCCTGGATGGCATACGACGCGGGGGACACGGCACGGGGAGATGAACTCGCCGATCGGGCGGCGGAACTGAAGCGGAGATTTAACGAGCAGTTCTGGATGCCGGACCGGGGGTACTATGCAATCGCACTCGACGGCAGGAAGCGCCAGGTGGACGCGTGTGCTTCCAACATGGGCCACTGTCTGGTTTACGGCCTCGTAGACGAGGACAAGGCTCCCCTGGTCGCCGAGCGGCTTATGTCTCCGGAGATGTTCAGCGGCTGGGGTGTGAGGACGTTGGCCAGCAACATGGGTGCATATAACCCGGCCAGCTATCACAACGGTTCGGTATGGCCGCACGACAATGCAATCATCGCGGCCGGTCTGTTGCGTTACGGCTTCGTGGCGGAAGCACAGCGCATTACTACTGCGATATTGGAAGCCGCCGAATGCTCTGGCGGGCGCTTGCCCGAGCTGTTTTGCGGCTTTAGCCGTGATCAATTCGCCGAACCCGTACCGTATCCAACAGCGTGTTCGCCCCAGGCTTGGGCAGCGACCGCCCCGATCCTCCTGGTAACGAACCTGATGCGGTACGACGTTCATGTCTCCCGTCGGGGACTGTGGATGGATCCTGTGCTTCCGGAAGCCTATGGTGATCTGCACATCACTAACGCACCTGTTGGTGGCGGCCGGATCACCATCGACATCGATAGGTCCGGCCCCTCTATTCGGGGCCTGCCTGAGTGGATGGAATTTCGACGCGGACATCGGCCATGGATTACGGAACTGGTCGAACAGGCAGACCGCCGGCGACGGAAGTAG
- a CDS encoding winged helix-turn-helix transcriptional regulator: protein MTIIAEQFTREHDDLANSAGRLSADYWSVSQGLRLLGDRWSLLIVRELLGGEMGFNDMSRALPDLSRTLLSQRLKRLAQLELVIRNDETGPRGSRRYRLTPVGYGLRQTLESLGLWASQWQAPFENDLRAGLGTLLEHMGRSLVTGSLPRKSIVLGFEFDNVRGAPFQGWICSENSKTTASIGRSERVPDLQVHVAPRVLYDLWWGLRRCEEARQLGSIGFVGPEEWAEDFSGWFTPRAAF, encoded by the coding sequence ATGACAATCATTGCAGAGCAGTTCACCCGGGAACACGACGACCTGGCGAATTCAGCAGGACGCCTTAGTGCCGATTATTGGTCCGTATCGCAAGGGCTGCGGCTGCTGGGTGACCGCTGGTCCCTATTGATCGTGCGAGAACTCCTCGGCGGTGAAATGGGGTTCAACGACATGTCCAGGGCGCTGCCTGATCTCTCACGGACGCTGCTCTCCCAGCGGCTCAAGCGACTGGCCCAGCTGGAGCTTGTCATCCGCAACGATGAAACCGGCCCCCGCGGCTCACGCCGCTACAGACTGACGCCGGTCGGCTACGGGCTGCGGCAGACCCTGGAGTCGCTTGGCCTCTGGGCGAGTCAATGGCAGGCGCCCTTCGAGAATGACCTGCGGGCAGGACTTGGCACACTGCTCGAACACATGGGCCGCAGCCTTGTGACAGGTTCCCTGCCCCGGAAGTCGATTGTCCTGGGGTTCGAGTTCGACAACGTCAGGGGAGCTCCCTTTCAAGGTTGGATCTGCAGTGAGAACAGCAAGACAACCGCGAGCATCGGCCGCTCAGAACGTGTCCCGGATCTTCAGGTTCATGTCGCCCCGCGGGTGCTCTACGACCTCTGGTGGGGTCTCCGTCGCTGCGAGGAGGCGCGGCAGCTGGGCTCCATCGGGTTCGTTGGCCCGGAAGAGTGGGCTGAGGACTTCTCCGGTTGGTTCACCCCTCGGGCAGCTTTCTAA
- a CDS encoding MBL fold metallo-hydrolase: MDDVKVTLIGGPTLLLEIAGYRMITDPTFDSPQVYHHPIAGPVIKKLAPSATPEELGHVDLALASHEHIDNLDVAGRGFLTMVPLALTTTEAAKNFGPNVRGTSDYETHTVTLPDGRQMKITAVPAHHGPEGVWDALGPVIGFVLEAEGMPTVYISGDNSELDIVREIADRFPAIDIAVLFVGGAKFDVIADGAYITLSNDRALEAAKIMGVKKVVPVHEDSWEHFSQNADQISKLFADAGLSELLIALKPGESADIRL, from the coding sequence ATGGACGACGTCAAAGTAACCCTCATTGGAGGACCGACCCTGCTCCTCGAGATCGCCGGCTACCGGATGATCACTGACCCCACCTTCGATTCCCCCCAGGTCTACCACCACCCAATCGCCGGACCCGTCATCAAGAAGCTCGCCCCCAGCGCCACCCCCGAGGAGCTTGGCCACGTTGACCTGGCACTCGCCTCCCACGAGCACATCGACAATCTGGACGTGGCCGGCCGCGGTTTTCTCACGATGGTGCCGCTTGCCCTCACCACGACGGAGGCTGCGAAGAACTTCGGCCCCAACGTCCGCGGGACCAGCGACTACGAGACCCATACCGTTACGCTTCCCGATGGCAGGCAGATGAAAATCACGGCAGTGCCGGCGCATCATGGCCCGGAGGGCGTGTGGGACGCACTCGGGCCCGTTATTGGCTTTGTCCTCGAAGCAGAGGGCATGCCGACGGTTTACATCAGCGGTGATAACTCCGAGCTGGATATCGTGCGCGAAATTGCGGATCGTTTTCCAGCCATTGATATCGCTGTGCTCTTCGTCGGCGGCGCAAAATTCGATGTGATCGCAGACGGCGCGTACATCACCCTCAGCAATGACCGGGCCCTGGAGGCGGCCAAGATCATGGGTGTCAAGAAGGTCGTTCCAGTGCACGAGGATTCGTGGGAACATTTCAGCCAGAATGCTGACCAGATCAGCAAGCTTTTCGCGGATGCCGGGCTCAGCGAACTCCTCATCGCCTTGAAGCCGGGGGAGTCTGCGGACATCCGGCTCTAG
- a CDS encoding PAS domain S-box protein, with product MSSSDARNPDFQKIFESLPNQYIIVTPDRTIVAATDSFLASTGKSREGIVGMDILDAFPDNPDNPDAKGTEILRSSIERVVETGKIDILPPVRYDIENSDGIFEPRWFQPLNAPAFDGDGKLVYVLHGAEDITAQMTSKS from the coding sequence GTGTCATCCTCAGATGCACGTAACCCCGACTTTCAGAAAATCTTCGAAAGTCTGCCGAACCAATACATCATCGTCACCCCCGACAGAACGATCGTCGCTGCCACTGACTCGTTCCTTGCATCTACCGGAAAGAGTCGCGAGGGAATCGTCGGCATGGACATCCTCGACGCTTTTCCGGACAACCCTGACAACCCTGACGCCAAGGGAACAGAGATTCTGCGCAGCTCCATCGAGCGTGTTGTCGAAACCGGCAAGATCGATATTCTTCCGCCTGTTCGGTATGACATCGAGAACTCAGACGGGATTTTCGAGCCCCGGTGGTTCCAGCCTCTGAACGCTCCGGCTTTCGATGGTGACGGCAAGCTCGTCTATGTCCTGCACGGAGCGGAAGACATCACGGCTCAAATGACGAGCAAGAGCTGA
- a CDS encoding Lrp/AsnC family transcriptional regulator, with the protein MSDPQKLQHVTLDEVDQKLLGLLSKNSRRTNQSLSEALGLAPSTCLARLKALKESGVIKRFTVEVAPEAMGLPLQALVSVRLRPGARHLMNAFGNELRDLPEIKQFFVLGGADDFLIHITAKNTEHIRQFVLDHLSSNPAVAGTQTNLVFEHGHGTAFGL; encoded by the coding sequence GTGTCCGACCCGCAGAAACTGCAACATGTGACTCTGGACGAAGTCGACCAGAAGCTTCTGGGCCTGCTGTCCAAGAATTCAAGGCGCACCAATCAATCGTTGTCGGAAGCCCTCGGGCTTGCGCCCTCAACCTGTCTTGCCCGCCTCAAGGCGCTCAAAGAGTCGGGGGTGATCAAGCGGTTCACCGTCGAAGTCGCCCCCGAAGCGATGGGCCTGCCCCTCCAGGCCCTGGTTAGCGTGCGACTTAGGCCTGGAGCCCGTCACCTGATGAACGCCTTCGGAAACGAGTTACGGGACCTTCCCGAAATCAAGCAGTTCTTCGTACTTGGCGGTGCAGACGATTTCTTGATCCACATCACGGCCAAAAACACCGAGCACATCCGTCAATTCGTACTGGACCACTTGTCATCCAATCCTGCCGTCGCAGGCACCCAGACCAACCTCGTGTTCGAACACGGTCACGGAACCGCCTTCGGACTCTAG
- the ald gene encoding alanine dehydrogenase, whose protein sequence is MIISVPKEIKNNEFRVAITAAGVHEFKANGHDVLVETGAGAGSGISDQEYALAGAEIVETAEEAWARADMVMKVKEPVASEYRHFREGLLLFTYLHLAAEPALTQALVDSGVTAIAYETVQEGRALPLLAPMSEVAGRLSVQVGATSLMAPAGGKGVLLGGVPGVRPAKVVVLGAGVAGTNAAAMALGLGADVTILDININRLRELDAQYQGRLKTVASNSYEIEKSVIDADLVIGSVLIPGAKAPKLVTNDLVARMKPGSVLVDIAVDQGGCFEDTHPTTHQEPTYKVHDTIFYCVANMPGAVPNTSTYALTNVTLRYAMALANYGVKGAFDRLPALAGGLNVAAGKVTHKSVSDAHGHDLADWQDLVTV, encoded by the coding sequence ATGATCATCTCCGTCCCCAAGGAAATCAAGAACAACGAGTTCCGCGTCGCCATCACGGCCGCGGGCGTGCATGAATTCAAAGCAAACGGCCACGACGTGCTCGTGGAAACCGGTGCCGGCGCTGGTTCCGGCATCAGCGATCAGGAGTACGCACTCGCCGGAGCTGAGATCGTTGAGACTGCAGAAGAGGCCTGGGCCCGAGCCGACATGGTGATGAAGGTTAAGGAACCCGTGGCATCCGAATACCGCCATTTCCGCGAGGGATTGCTCCTTTTCACCTACCTTCACCTTGCCGCGGAACCCGCACTGACCCAGGCGCTTGTCGACTCCGGCGTCACCGCCATCGCCTACGAGACCGTCCAGGAAGGCCGAGCGCTGCCGCTGCTCGCCCCCATGTCCGAGGTGGCCGGCCGGCTCTCCGTCCAGGTCGGCGCGACCTCCCTGATGGCTCCCGCCGGCGGCAAGGGCGTGCTCCTCGGCGGCGTTCCGGGCGTCCGTCCCGCCAAGGTCGTGGTCCTGGGTGCCGGTGTCGCAGGCACCAACGCCGCCGCCATGGCCCTCGGCCTCGGTGCCGACGTCACCATTCTGGACATCAACATCAACCGCCTGCGCGAACTCGACGCCCAGTACCAGGGCCGGCTCAAAACCGTGGCGTCGAACTCGTACGAGATCGAAAAGTCAGTTATCGATGCAGATCTCGTCATCGGCTCCGTTCTGATTCCGGGAGCGAAGGCCCCCAAGCTCGTCACCAACGACCTCGTGGCCCGGATGAAGCCCGGCTCGGTCCTGGTGGACATCGCGGTGGACCAGGGCGGCTGCTTCGAAGACACGCACCCCACCACGCATCAGGAACCCACGTACAAGGTTCACGATACGATCTTCTACTGCGTGGCCAACATGCCCGGCGCTGTCCCCAACACCTCCACCTACGCGCTGACCAACGTCACGCTCCGCTACGCGATGGCTTTGGCCAACTACGGCGTCAAGGGTGCTTTCGACCGGCTCCCCGCTCTGGCCGGCGGTCTGAACGTGGCGGCGGGAAAGGTCACCCACAAGTCTGTCAGCGATGCCCATGGACATGACCTCGCCGACTGGCAGGACCTCGTAACGGTTTAG
- a CDS encoding HtaA domain-containing protein — translation MMSELTVERADLGMAWAVKESFVQYVQSMRDGRILLREGAAVTNTRQFYFPFRSLDRADGDNFVLQFGGEARFLAHHGLMSVSICNPKIIVGPDGACLSIEQGNEIVHLAHLDLPAVSVEDGVNMWANVPVALTSAGAAVFADSYSAGETLAPLTVRAPSFVEVS, via the coding sequence ATGATGTCCGAACTTACTGTGGAAAGAGCAGATCTCGGCATGGCCTGGGCGGTGAAGGAGAGCTTTGTACAGTACGTGCAGTCTATGCGCGATGGACGCATACTCCTGCGCGAAGGCGCTGCCGTGACAAATACCCGACAGTTCTATTTCCCGTTCAGAAGCCTGGACCGGGCCGACGGGGACAACTTTGTGCTCCAGTTCGGTGGAGAGGCCCGCTTCCTCGCCCATCACGGGCTAATGTCGGTCTCGATTTGCAACCCAAAAATAATAGTCGGGCCCGACGGGGCATGCCTGTCCATCGAACAAGGAAACGAGATCGTGCACCTCGCCCATCTCGACTTGCCGGCGGTGTCGGTGGAAGACGGCGTCAATATGTGGGCAAATGTCCCGGTAGCTCTGACCAGCGCAGGAGCGGCTGTTTTCGCAGATAGCTACTCAGCCGGAGAAACACTGGCTCCGCTGACCGTGAGAGCACCATCCTTTGTGGAAGTATCCTGA
- a CDS encoding type 1 glutamine amidotransferase, whose product MTNQPNLPRGTGTLQALVIQPDFHCPLDRLGVWLHDEGIATRIIQPFSGDVIPDVIQEDALVVLGGDMSSLDDHAYHWLTDIRRLMAAAASQRKPTLGICLGAQLMAQTFGGTVARGDQGLEAGVVEVALRPDAAEDPLMAGLPGPFFAGAMHGDMIDQLPPSAVWLGMTAQYSHQAFRVGEMSWGVQFHPEISPVVYRQWLSLVKENDTVAVERAGRGMKAFENQDQIVREHTEAMARRFAHLVRTTATVATQ is encoded by the coding sequence ATGACCAATCAGCCAAACCTGCCCCGAGGTACCGGTACCCTGCAGGCACTCGTCATACAGCCAGATTTCCACTGCCCGCTGGACCGTCTCGGTGTTTGGCTGCACGATGAGGGAATAGCCACCAGAATTATCCAGCCTTTCAGTGGCGACGTGATCCCGGACGTGATCCAGGAGGACGCCCTGGTGGTTCTTGGCGGAGACATGAGCTCCTTGGACGACCATGCCTATCACTGGCTTACCGACATCCGGCGCCTCATGGCGGCCGCCGCCAGCCAGAGGAAACCCACGCTAGGGATCTGCCTTGGAGCTCAGCTGATGGCACAGACGTTCGGCGGGACCGTGGCCAGGGGAGACCAAGGCCTCGAGGCGGGGGTCGTAGAGGTGGCATTACGGCCCGATGCTGCAGAGGATCCCTTGATGGCCGGATTGCCGGGTCCCTTCTTCGCAGGCGCCATGCATGGGGACATGATCGACCAACTCCCGCCGTCAGCGGTATGGCTCGGGATGACGGCCCAGTATTCGCATCAGGCTTTTCGAGTAGGCGAGATGTCATGGGGAGTTCAGTTTCACCCGGAGATCTCGCCGGTGGTCTACCGCCAGTGGTTGTCCCTGGTCAAGGAGAATGACACGGTTGCCGTAGAGCGTGCCGGCCGCGGAATGAAAGCATTCGAGAATCAAGACCAGATCGTGAGGGAGCATACCGAGGCGATGGCGCGACGCTTCGCCCACCTGGTCCGAACGACCGCAACCGTGGCTACTCAGTAA